The following coding sequences lie in one Changpingibacter yushuensis genomic window:
- the murC gene encoding UDP-N-acetylmuramate--L-alanine ligase, with the protein MRFHFVGIGGAGMSVVAELLHSQGATISGSDAKASAVTAHLEGLGIAVSIGQAAQNVPRDAVVVVSSAIRDDNPELAAARAHGQRVLHRSQALALAAEGRDFVAVAGAHGKTTTSAMIATALSKVGFDPSWAIGGSVTGYGAGGHLGSGQVVVAEADESDGSFLNYQPRIEVVTNVEPDHLDHYGTRAAFEQAFVEFSELLVPGGLLVVCSDDDGAKRLGMQAIENGLRVVSYGRGSGIGGEEKHVRITQETHDAGVASGVFDDGVARYPVTLRVVGAHNLLNAAGAWAAGVELGVEGTAMAAALTEFAGTGRRFELRGTVHGITVVDDYGHHPTEVAATLRAARERVGDGRVLAIFQPHLYSRTRNFAAEFAKALELADYVIVTGVYAAREDPMDGVDGYLISDKMAGGAAFVEDKFEAARSIAHVAKPGDMVLTIGAGDVTELGPFILEEIAAL; encoded by the coding sequence ATGAGATTCCATTTTGTAGGAATCGGTGGCGCGGGGATGTCGGTAGTAGCGGAGCTTTTGCACAGCCAAGGAGCAACTATCTCTGGTTCAGATGCCAAGGCTTCCGCTGTGACGGCACACCTTGAAGGGCTGGGCATTGCAGTCAGCATTGGTCAAGCTGCTCAGAATGTTCCGCGCGACGCCGTCGTGGTGGTTTCATCCGCGATCCGTGACGACAATCCGGAGCTTGCAGCGGCTCGTGCTCATGGTCAGCGAGTTCTTCACCGATCGCAGGCATTGGCACTGGCAGCTGAGGGCCGTGACTTTGTGGCCGTGGCCGGTGCGCATGGCAAAACCACCACATCAGCGATGATTGCCACGGCGCTTTCGAAAGTTGGGTTTGACCCGTCGTGGGCGATTGGTGGCAGCGTGACGGGCTATGGAGCAGGCGGTCATTTGGGTTCGGGCCAGGTCGTGGTGGCGGAGGCAGACGAATCGGACGGTTCGTTCCTGAACTACCAACCGCGCATTGAGGTGGTGACGAACGTCGAACCGGACCACTTAGACCATTACGGAACGCGAGCCGCCTTTGAGCAGGCTTTTGTCGAGTTTTCGGAGCTGCTTGTGCCCGGCGGACTGTTGGTTGTGTGTTCCGACGACGACGGCGCGAAGCGTCTGGGAATGCAAGCCATCGAGAACGGGCTACGCGTAGTGAGCTACGGCCGCGGTTCCGGCATAGGTGGCGAAGAAAAGCACGTCAGGATCACCCAGGAAACCCATGACGCAGGGGTAGCCTCCGGAGTATTTGACGACGGCGTGGCGCGCTATCCAGTTACCTTGCGGGTAGTGGGTGCGCACAATCTGCTCAATGCCGCTGGAGCGTGGGCGGCTGGTGTGGAACTTGGAGTTGAGGGTACGGCCATGGCTGCTGCTCTTACCGAGTTTGCAGGCACGGGTCGGCGCTTCGAGCTTCGAGGCACAGTCCATGGCATCACCGTGGTGGATGACTACGGTCACCATCCAACCGAAGTGGCTGCCACGTTACGGGCTGCACGGGAGCGCGTGGGAGATGGCCGGGTATTGGCGATTTTCCAGCCACACTTGTACTCGCGTACCCGCAACTTTGCCGCCGAGTTCGCGAAGGCGCTTGAACTGGCTGACTACGTGATTGTGACTGGCGTGTATGCCGCTCGCGAGGATCCGATGGACGGCGTGGACGGTTATCTCATTTCGGACAAGATGGCTGGTGGCGCGGCCTTCGTCGAGGATAAGTTTGAGGCCGCGCGATCCATCGCACACGTAGCAAAGCCGGGCGATATGGTGCTGACTATCGGTGCAGGTGATGTAACAGAACTTGGACCGTTCATACTGGAGGAGATTGCCGCGTTATGA
- a CDS encoding cell division protein FtsQ/DivIB, with amino-acid sequence MRPPRRPGRPRSLGEAQPRTSGGEVRRASDPRAIDDIATAALSPDEARLLADPSNYPVVGQEERTPASQRTDVQRQTSAGHKRVAKNANDKAVQHGSVHMGTGEVARTKESHAPDPQPASESAVSAYESARRKMASSVASSRESEPDEISARRRERQAERRRLWGKRALVGLGSLVIILGVVWALFFSPLLGVKSANVQVTGISKDSSVSAADILESISEADGTSILRINVGKLATEIQDKVSLVKTATVSRDWPNGLTVDVTLRTPVACLVVDDSCVGLDSDGVQLELPQESADALPHLTTQNGEAPTSETMETMLVVLAALDSGTRSSVASIEVDENLQATLTLSGGATVLWGDTEDSDLKATVLKALMTQNAQYYDVSAPTAPVTR; translated from the coding sequence ATGAGGCCACCGCGCCGACCTGGCCGCCCCCGATCCTTGGGTGAAGCTCAGCCCCGCACCAGCGGCGGGGAGGTTCGCCGCGCCTCAGATCCCCGCGCGATCGATGACATAGCAACCGCAGCTTTGAGCCCCGACGAGGCTCGACTTCTAGCCGATCCGAGCAACTACCCGGTGGTGGGGCAAGAGGAACGTACTCCCGCGTCCCAACGGACGGACGTTCAACGCCAAACCTCCGCAGGGCACAAGAGAGTCGCGAAGAATGCCAACGATAAGGCGGTCCAGCACGGGTCGGTCCACATGGGCACTGGCGAGGTTGCGCGTACCAAGGAATCGCACGCTCCTGATCCTCAACCTGCATCCGAATCGGCTGTCTCGGCCTATGAGAGTGCTCGCCGGAAGATGGCGAGTTCGGTGGCGTCCTCACGGGAGTCAGAGCCGGATGAGATCTCGGCGCGCAGGCGTGAACGGCAGGCAGAGCGCCGCCGCCTGTGGGGCAAACGGGCATTGGTTGGCCTCGGTTCGCTGGTCATCATCTTGGGTGTTGTTTGGGCACTGTTCTTCTCTCCGCTACTCGGGGTGAAGTCGGCAAACGTGCAGGTCACCGGTATCTCTAAGGATTCTTCAGTATCGGCAGCCGATATTCTGGAGAGTATTTCCGAGGCAGACGGAACCTCGATTCTGCGGATCAATGTGGGGAAGCTTGCCACAGAAATCCAAGACAAGGTCTCACTGGTCAAGACGGCAACCGTCTCGCGCGATTGGCCCAATGGATTGACCGTTGATGTCACGCTACGGACTCCGGTGGCATGTCTTGTAGTGGACGATTCTTGCGTCGGCCTGGATTCGGACGGGGTGCAACTTGAGCTTCCACAGGAGAGCGCTGACGCTTTGCCGCATCTGACCACGCAGAATGGCGAAGCTCCCACGAGTGAGACTATGGAGACGATGTTGGTGGTGTTGGCTGCGCTCGATTCGGGCACAAGGTCCAGCGTTGCAAGTATCGAAGTGGATGAGAATCTGCAGGCAACATTGACGTTGTCTGGTGGCGCAACCGTGTTGTGGGGCGATACCGAGGATAGCGATCTCAAAGCCACTGTCCTCAAGGCGCTCATGACTCAAAACGCTCAGTACTATGACGTTTCTGCACCCACGGCTCCGGTTACTCGCTAA
- the murD gene encoding UDP-N-acetylmuramoyl-L-alanine--D-glutamate ligase, with protein sequence MTLTNPGARELDGKRIAIVGLGKSGRASLKVLGELTQATLSAWDADMTALARIAGSRVDTAGSDLDAASLARKVLAWHPDIIIPAPAIAEVGPLFEAAREADVELWSEIELAWRLRAMDEQGNYAPWLCVTGTNGKTTTVSMVGAMLKQAGLGGLPIGNVGNPAVLETTRTDAAAPKAFVLELSSFQLTTTHSVSPLASVCLNFADDHLEWHGSREAYWAAKARIYERTQVACVYPVGDSIVQRMVDEADVVEGARAIGVSADVPAAGSIGIVEGVVVDRAYHASRFNEAIELFEISDIAHLAPAGSPLPEHIVKDALTAAALARAAGVSGSDIRAALQSFESGHHRIELIATLNGVRYVDDSKATNAHATLASIASQRDGSVVWIAGGVAKGARFNELVGAVKSKLRAVVVIGVDQEPWRDALGQIPDVPIRWVDPSTTTPMEDAIALSRDVARPDDTVLLAPASASFDQFSSYAQRGDAFAAAVRASRA encoded by the coding sequence ATGACACTCACAAATCCTGGGGCACGGGAACTGGACGGCAAGCGTATAGCGATTGTTGGGTTGGGAAAGTCAGGGCGAGCTAGCCTCAAGGTCTTGGGTGAACTCACGCAAGCAACGCTGTCTGCTTGGGACGCGGATATGACTGCGCTGGCGCGCATCGCCGGTAGTCGCGTTGATACCGCGGGCAGCGATCTGGATGCCGCAAGCCTCGCGCGAAAGGTCCTTGCATGGCACCCGGACATCATCATTCCTGCCCCTGCCATTGCCGAAGTTGGGCCTTTGTTTGAAGCTGCCCGCGAGGCAGATGTTGAGCTGTGGAGCGAGATCGAGCTGGCTTGGCGTTTGCGGGCGATGGACGAACAGGGTAACTATGCGCCGTGGCTGTGTGTAACTGGCACCAATGGGAAAACCACCACCGTCTCGATGGTGGGAGCCATGCTTAAGCAAGCTGGTCTAGGTGGATTACCCATTGGCAACGTTGGAAACCCCGCCGTTCTGGAGACCACCAGAACAGACGCCGCTGCGCCGAAAGCTTTTGTTCTTGAGCTTTCTTCGTTCCAACTAACCACCACCCATTCGGTATCACCTCTTGCATCTGTCTGTCTGAACTTTGCCGATGATCACCTTGAATGGCATGGTAGCCGCGAGGCATATTGGGCCGCGAAGGCGCGGATCTATGAGCGTACTCAGGTGGCATGTGTGTACCCGGTGGGTGACTCAATTGTCCAGCGCATGGTTGATGAGGCCGATGTGGTGGAAGGTGCACGCGCCATTGGCGTGTCTGCAGACGTTCCCGCCGCAGGATCCATCGGCATTGTTGAGGGCGTTGTTGTCGACAGGGCCTATCACGCGAGCCGATTCAACGAAGCCATTGAACTCTTTGAGATCTCGGATATTGCGCACCTCGCTCCGGCTGGTTCACCGCTGCCCGAACACATCGTCAAGGACGCATTGACGGCGGCCGCCTTGGCACGTGCTGCCGGAGTCAGTGGTTCTGACATCAGAGCGGCGCTGCAGTCTTTCGAATCAGGCCATCACCGCATCGAACTCATCGCAACCCTCAATGGCGTGCGGTATGTAGACGATTCCAAGGCCACGAATGCACATGCCACACTGGCATCGATCGCTTCCCAACGCGACGGCTCAGTGGTTTGGATCGCTGGGGGAGTTGCAAAAGGTGCGCGCTTCAACGAGCTAGTGGGCGCCGTCAAGTCCAAACTCCGCGCCGTCGTCGTTATTGGTGTTGATCAAGAGCCATGGAGGGACGCTCTGGGCCAAATCCCCGATGTCCCCATCCGCTGGGTGGATCCTTCCACCACCACGCCGATGGAAGACGCCATTGCACTATCACGTGATGTGGCGCGGCCAGATGACACTGTGCTGCTTGCGCCTGCATCTGCCTCGTTTGATCAGTTCAGTTCCTATGCACAGCGCGGCGATGCCTTCGCCGCTGCGGTCCGAGCCAGCCGTGCTTAG
- a CDS encoding UDP-N-acetylmuramoyl-L-alanyl-D-glutamate--2,6-diaminopimelate ligase gives MTSELRELAELCGGACHGDVAVSGVTSDSRKAGPGILFAAVRGQHVHGAVFAETAVQQGSPAVITDHDGEALLTSHGVAVPYIVVDDVAARLGEVAAQIYGRPADSLRTFAVTGTNGKTTTAYMVDNILTSLGRTNGLIGTVEIRLAGEPVPAALTTPMPADLQELLADLVSRGGTDLVMEASSHALAQGRTDPIQFDSVGFTNLTQDHLDFHKTLDAYFEAKASLFTEKKARNAVVTVDDQWGQRLYMRAQEEVPGTVWALAVLGDLPQGAVGWKVTAILPEQGRTRVTLASTNGEEFTFATELPGDFNVANAALALLMVAASGVPVSDLPTLVSPAVPGRMERIDVDGRTVGPRVVVDFAHNTDALIKALEALRPTTRGKLIVLTGSAGDRDKGKRAAMGAAVARLGDIVIITDDDPHSEDPGAIREAIIAGTAAFDTPVIEIPDRGQAIERAITMAGLDDTILLAGRGHETIQDVGGNLVELDDRVEARRALAQRGVHETQEMN, from the coding sequence ATGACAAGTGAGTTGCGAGAGCTGGCAGAACTGTGCGGTGGGGCCTGCCATGGCGATGTCGCTGTTTCTGGGGTGACCTCGGATTCTCGTAAGGCTGGTCCGGGTATCCTTTTCGCCGCGGTGCGGGGCCAACACGTTCACGGCGCGGTCTTCGCTGAAACCGCCGTTCAGCAAGGTTCTCCCGCTGTCATTACAGACCATGATGGCGAAGCGCTTCTCACGTCACACGGTGTTGCGGTTCCCTATATTGTGGTCGACGACGTCGCCGCGCGGTTGGGCGAGGTTGCAGCTCAGATCTATGGTCGTCCAGCAGATTCGCTCCGCACTTTTGCGGTGACAGGTACAAACGGAAAGACCACCACCGCATATATGGTGGACAACATTTTGACCAGCTTGGGACGCACAAATGGGCTCATCGGCACTGTGGAGATTCGTTTAGCAGGGGAGCCGGTGCCGGCAGCGCTGACTACACCGATGCCTGCTGACCTTCAGGAACTGCTGGCAGATCTCGTTTCGCGGGGCGGCACGGACCTCGTTATGGAGGCTTCTTCCCACGCGCTTGCACAAGGCCGCACCGATCCCATCCAGTTTGATTCAGTGGGCTTCACCAACCTGACGCAAGACCATTTGGACTTCCACAAGACTCTAGACGCCTACTTTGAGGCGAAAGCATCACTTTTCACGGAGAAGAAGGCGCGCAACGCCGTTGTGACTGTCGACGACCAGTGGGGCCAGCGCCTCTACATGCGCGCTCAGGAAGAGGTTCCGGGCACAGTATGGGCACTCGCCGTTCTGGGTGACTTGCCTCAGGGCGCTGTGGGTTGGAAGGTCACCGCCATTCTCCCTGAACAAGGGCGCACTCGCGTGACTCTAGCCAGCACAAATGGTGAGGAGTTCACCTTTGCCACGGAGCTCCCTGGCGATTTCAATGTGGCGAATGCTGCGTTGGCGTTGCTCATGGTCGCTGCTTCGGGTGTGCCCGTGTCCGATTTGCCGACGCTTGTCAGTCCTGCAGTTCCAGGCCGGATGGAGCGGATCGACGTGGACGGGCGGACTGTTGGGCCACGCGTCGTCGTCGACTTTGCGCACAATACGGACGCGCTCATCAAAGCGCTGGAGGCGTTGCGTCCAACAACGCGTGGGAAGCTCATCGTACTGACGGGGTCCGCCGGCGATCGTGACAAAGGCAAGCGGGCAGCGATGGGCGCCGCGGTGGCAAGGCTCGGCGATATTGTGATCATCACGGATGACGATCCGCACAGTGAAGATCCTGGCGCGATCCGAGAGGCAATAATCGCGGGAACCGCGGCGTTTGACACGCCCGTCATTGAGATTCCCGACCGCGGGCAGGCAATTGAACGGGCGATCACGATGGCCGGTTTGGACGATACGATTCTTCTAGCGGGGCGAGGCCACGAGACGATTCAAGATGTTGGGGGCAACCTCGTAGAACTTGATGACCGAGTCGAAGCCCGGCGGGCGCTCGCTCAGCGTGGGGTCCACGAAACTCAGGAGATGAACTAA
- the mraY gene encoding phospho-N-acetylmuramoyl-pentapeptide-transferase, protein MLSILVAGAVSLFVTLLGTPVLIKVLIKHQYGQFIRQDGPTAHLTKRGTPTMGGLVIIFATLAGYFVGNLATGRGPNASGLLVLFLMTGLGLIGFLDDFSKIRHKQSLGLTPWAKILGQAIVGILFAVLAVQFRDDANRMPASFRISTVRDTQIDLAFAGVGIGIVLFVIWANFLITAWSNAVNLTDGLDGLATGASMIAFGAYTIITIWQMGQVCESVLNPAPGCYDVRDPRDLAIVCAAIMGACFGFLWWNTSPAQIFMGDTGSLALGGAFAGLSIFTHTEFLAVIIGGLFLVEVLSDVIQVGSFKLTKKRVFRMAPLHHHFELKGWKEVTVTVRFWIIEIVFVVIALGLFYAEWLARQ, encoded by the coding sequence ATGCTGTCAATTCTCGTCGCGGGTGCGGTATCGCTGTTCGTCACACTGCTCGGCACGCCAGTACTCATCAAGGTGCTTATCAAGCACCAGTACGGTCAGTTCATTCGGCAGGACGGTCCCACTGCGCACCTGACCAAGCGTGGCACCCCAACCATGGGCGGGTTGGTCATCATCTTTGCAACGCTGGCGGGATACTTCGTTGGTAACCTCGCCACAGGTCGTGGGCCGAATGCGTCGGGCCTGCTAGTCCTCTTCCTTATGACTGGCTTGGGCTTGATTGGCTTTCTCGATGACTTCTCAAAGATTCGCCACAAGCAGTCGCTTGGACTCACACCATGGGCGAAGATTCTGGGGCAAGCGATTGTGGGAATCCTCTTCGCTGTGCTTGCCGTGCAGTTCCGCGACGATGCGAATCGCATGCCCGCTTCGTTCCGTATCTCCACGGTTCGCGATACCCAAATCGATCTAGCCTTTGCCGGAGTTGGTATAGGCATAGTTCTGTTTGTCATTTGGGCGAACTTCCTGATCACGGCATGGTCCAACGCAGTCAATTTGACCGATGGCCTCGACGGCTTAGCCACTGGCGCCTCAATGATCGCGTTCGGGGCGTACACAATCATCACGATCTGGCAGATGGGTCAAGTATGTGAGAGCGTGCTGAATCCGGCTCCCGGATGCTACGACGTTCGCGATCCTCGTGATCTGGCAATTGTGTGTGCTGCAATCATGGGCGCTTGCTTTGGATTCCTGTGGTGGAACACGTCTCCTGCCCAGATCTTTATGGGTGATACCGGTTCGCTCGCTTTGGGAGGAGCCTTCGCGGGCCTCTCGATCTTCACGCATACCGAATTCTTAGCTGTGATCATTGGCGGACTCTTCCTCGTTGAAGTTCTTTCGGACGTGATTCAAGTCGGTTCCTTCAAACTCACGAAGAAACGAGTCTTCCGAATGGCTCCTCTTCACCATCACTTCGAGTTGAAGGGGTGGAAGGAAGTGACGGTGACCGTTCGTTTCTGGATCATTGAGATCGTGTTCGTGGTGATTGCTCTTGGTTTGTTCTATGCGGAATGGTTGGCGCGTCAATGA
- a CDS encoding UDP-N-acetylmuramoyl-tripeptide--D-alanyl-D-alanine ligase — protein sequence MIPVTLAQLANDCMGDLGGHAEALVTDISTDTRSLSGGELFVAIRGERVDGASLAGQAIRAGAVGVLTSDPETAVASGAPADRLVVVPDVVQALGAVARGNLERARSYGNPDLTVVAVTGSVGKTTTKDLLAAILAERGPIIAPPGSFNNEIGLPMTVLRADANTATLVLEMGADHIGNIEYLTSIASPDVAAVLIVARAHLGEFGGIENVARAKSEIIVGSRPGATAVLNADDARVTAMRSLATGPVVTFSAVGNADVFASDITTDAAGHASFVLHHGQESLPVTLQLVGVHHVSNALAAASVAIALGTSLRHVAGVLSSSGPASPHRMDVRVVDGVTIIDDSYNANPDSMRAGLAGLGHVGLGHRKIAVLGEMLELGDASAAEHAALASVAKEAGVDILVCVGSGTRALSASAIAEGLNVINAENPDSALVVLSKTLDPGDAVLVKGSNGSGVWRIADALNGKGK from the coding sequence ATGATTCCGGTGACGCTGGCGCAGCTGGCCAACGACTGCATGGGTGACCTCGGAGGTCATGCAGAGGCTCTGGTCACGGACATCTCGACCGATACCCGTTCGCTCAGTGGTGGCGAACTGTTCGTAGCCATTCGCGGCGAACGTGTCGATGGCGCTTCTTTGGCTGGTCAGGCAATACGCGCCGGAGCCGTCGGTGTGCTCACAAGCGATCCTGAAACTGCAGTGGCTTCTGGCGCGCCAGCCGACCGCCTCGTCGTGGTTCCTGACGTGGTGCAGGCCTTGGGTGCCGTGGCGCGCGGGAATCTGGAACGCGCACGTTCATACGGAAATCCGGATCTGACCGTAGTAGCCGTTACTGGTTCCGTTGGAAAGACCACCACCAAAGATCTGCTTGCTGCAATTCTGGCCGAGCGCGGCCCCATTATTGCGCCACCGGGCTCATTCAACAATGAGATCGGGTTGCCCATGACAGTCTTGCGCGCTGATGCCAATACTGCGACGCTCGTGCTTGAGATGGGCGCTGACCACATCGGCAATATTGAATACCTGACCTCGATCGCATCACCGGATGTTGCGGCCGTACTCATTGTGGCGCGCGCGCATTTGGGCGAGTTTGGTGGCATAGAGAACGTGGCGCGCGCGAAGTCCGAGATCATCGTTGGTTCCAGGCCCGGAGCCACTGCCGTTCTCAATGCCGACGACGCCCGCGTAACCGCCATGCGTTCGCTGGCGACGGGTCCAGTGGTCACGTTTTCTGCCGTCGGTAATGCTGACGTCTTTGCTTCCGATATCACCACCGACGCAGCCGGTCACGCTTCGTTCGTCCTGCACCACGGCCAGGAGTCACTGCCCGTCACACTTCAGCTGGTAGGCGTACACCATGTCAGTAATGCGCTGGCTGCCGCGAGCGTAGCTATCGCACTGGGAACCTCGCTTCGTCACGTTGCCGGCGTACTCAGTTCATCGGGACCCGCCAGCCCGCATCGCATGGATGTCCGTGTAGTTGACGGCGTGACGATCATTGACGACTCATATAACGCCAACCCAGACTCCATGCGCGCAGGACTCGCTGGACTTGGACACGTCGGTTTGGGACATCGAAAGATTGCCGTACTGGGCGAGATGCTTGAACTCGGCGATGCTTCTGCGGCCGAACATGCGGCTTTAGCTTCAGTTGCCAAGGAGGCCGGAGTAGACATTCTGGTGTGTGTAGGATCTGGCACGCGCGCCCTCTCTGCATCTGCGATCGCAGAAGGGTTGAATGTGATTAATGCGGAGAATCCTGATTCTGCGCTGGTTGTTTTGTCCAAGACTCTCGATCCTGGAGACGCTGTACTCGTCAAGGGATCCAACGGGTCCGGTGTATGGCGAATCGCCGATGCGCTTAACGGGAAGGGAAAGTAG
- the murG gene encoding undecaprenyldiphospho-muramoylpentapeptide beta-N-acetylglucosaminyltransferase — MSVSDLRVVLAGGGSAGHVNPLLATASALRDAGAGVVAVGTKEGLEADLVPAAGFELRTIERVPFPRRPGAAMVRFPARYAAAVRHAGEILDESRADVAVGFGGFASTPIYAAAKKRGIPVVIHEQNAKPGLANRYGARFASAIGLTFPSTKLAAKVGVTRTIGLPLRPAIAGLAADRAVDPRAHRAEAAQRLGLDPDRITLVVTGGSLGAQHLNEVFTEVMPQLAGFQVFHLTGRGKDAKVAAAAADLADYHVRDYLTQMEDAYAVADLVVCRSGAGTVAELSSLGLPGFFVPLPIGNGEQELNAADVIAVGGAKLVRDKDFTPQTVRSQIVALLRDPEQLVSMGSAARGVSPTDAAGQLAQMIIEAGKK; from the coding sequence ATGAGTGTGTCTGATCTACGTGTCGTATTGGCCGGTGGCGGAAGCGCTGGTCATGTTAATCCGCTTCTCGCTACGGCTTCAGCTCTGCGTGATGCGGGCGCTGGGGTTGTGGCTGTTGGCACCAAGGAAGGACTGGAGGCCGACCTGGTTCCCGCTGCTGGATTTGAGCTGCGCACGATCGAACGTGTGCCGTTTCCACGCCGCCCTGGAGCTGCCATGGTGCGCTTCCCAGCACGTTATGCCGCCGCCGTGCGGCATGCGGGTGAAATCCTCGATGAGTCCCGGGCTGACGTTGCCGTGGGTTTTGGTGGGTTCGCTTCCACACCCATTTATGCAGCGGCGAAGAAGCGCGGTATCCCGGTAGTGATTCACGAGCAGAATGCCAAACCTGGACTGGCCAACAGATATGGTGCTCGATTCGCTAGCGCAATTGGGCTCACCTTTCCTTCAACCAAGCTTGCGGCCAAGGTTGGTGTGACCCGTACAATCGGGTTGCCTTTGCGACCGGCTATTGCTGGCCTTGCCGCTGATCGTGCCGTAGATCCGCGCGCCCACCGCGCTGAGGCTGCACAACGGCTTGGCCTGGACCCTGACCGAATCACACTCGTGGTGACCGGAGGATCGCTTGGCGCTCAACACCTGAACGAGGTGTTTACTGAGGTTATGCCCCAGCTCGCTGGTTTCCAAGTGTTTCACCTAACCGGACGCGGCAAGGATGCCAAGGTCGCGGCGGCTGCTGCAGACTTGGCCGATTACCACGTGCGCGATTACCTCACTCAGATGGAGGATGCCTATGCGGTGGCTGATCTGGTGGTCTGCCGGTCAGGCGCTGGAACCGTGGCAGAACTGAGTTCGTTAGGACTACCAGGTTTCTTTGTTCCGCTTCCCATCGGAAACGGTGAACAAGAGCTTAATGCTGCCGACGTGATTGCTGTTGGCGGCGCCAAACTTGTGCGAGATAAGGACTTCACGCCCCAGACGGTGCGATCCCAGATCGTTGCGTTGCTCCGCGATCCGGAGCAACTCGTTTCCATGGGATCGGCCGCTCGAGGCGTTAGCCCCACCGATGCCGCTGGACAGCTAGCCCAGATGATCATTGAAGCTGGAAAGAAGTAA
- a CDS encoding FtsW/RodA/SpoVE family cell cycle protein: MYQSIIVLIVVTSVLVVFGVIMVYSATAPESIRDSMYNSNVSRFSTANKQLVLAVMGSVIAAAMAFVPMQVYQRLAKILFGLGVLLQLAVFTPLGVNVGGNTNWVGIGGFTLQPSEFLKLATVVILGVELSKVKPGESDWRKFKIAGGCALFGLILIMAGKDMGTGMMYALLCVGMFWLAGLPGKVFAYLGGLGVLAASILVAASRSRLERVISYFQNLFTLPNTSTPSQSDFALWAFGSGGIGGSGLGTGAEKWPGNLAEAQTDFIFAVVGEELGLLGCLVVIALFMMLGWALLRISRYHPSRFARLVSGGVAVWLCGQALANMLVVTGVLPVFGVPLPFISQGGSSVMACVMAVGLVISCARAVPGVKESFRVRGRLASRARVLLRKG, from the coding sequence ATGTATCAGTCGATCATCGTACTGATCGTTGTCACGAGCGTTCTTGTTGTCTTTGGCGTGATCATGGTCTATTCGGCGACTGCTCCCGAGAGTATCCGCGACTCCATGTACAACTCGAATGTCTCTCGCTTCTCCACAGCCAATAAGCAGCTTGTTTTGGCCGTGATGGGATCAGTGATCGCCGCGGCTATGGCATTCGTGCCGATGCAGGTTTACCAGCGTCTTGCAAAGATCTTGTTTGGTCTTGGTGTTCTGCTTCAGCTAGCAGTGTTTACCCCGCTCGGCGTGAACGTAGGCGGCAACACCAACTGGGTGGGAATCGGAGGATTCACACTCCAACCCTCTGAGTTCCTCAAGCTCGCAACCGTGGTGATCTTGGGTGTTGAACTCAGCAAGGTGAAACCTGGCGAATCTGACTGGCGGAAGTTCAAGATTGCGGGTGGATGTGCGCTTTTTGGACTGATACTCATCATGGCGGGCAAGGACATGGGCACGGGCATGATGTATGCCCTCCTGTGCGTCGGCATGTTCTGGTTGGCAGGCCTTCCGGGAAAAGTGTTCGCCTACCTTGGCGGGCTTGGAGTATTGGCCGCGAGCATCTTGGTGGCCGCGAGCCGTTCCCGGCTGGAACGCGTGATCAGCTACTTCCAGAATCTGTTTACGTTGCCCAACACGTCCACGCCAAGTCAGTCGGACTTCGCGCTGTGGGCATTCGGCTCTGGTGGTATTGGTGGATCGGGCTTAGGAACTGGCGCCGAGAAGTGGCCAGGTAACTTGGCTGAGGCCCAGACTGATTTCATCTTTGCCGTGGTGGGGGAGGAACTCGGCTTGCTTGGATGCCTCGTGGTTATTGCTCTCTTCATGATGCTCGGCTGGGCTCTTCTGAGGATCTCCCGCTACCACCCCTCTCGGTTTGCTCGCCTCGTCTCCGGTGGTGTCGCGGTCTGGTTGTGTGGGCAGGCGCTTGCAAACATGCTTGTTGTGACTGGCGTGTTGCCTGTGTTTGGCGTGCCGCTGCCATTCATCTCACAGGGTGGATCGTCAGTAATGGCCTGTGTGATGGCCGTGGGCTTGGTTATTTCATGTGCGCGCGCCGTACCCGGTGTCAAAGAGTCTTTCCGGGTGCGAGGACGTCTAGCCTCCCGTGCCCGGGTTCTGCTGCGAAAGGGATGA